In Babesia bovis T2Bo chromosome 3, whole genome shotgun sequence, the genomic window GAGGTAAACATATAACTGCCATACATagtaatgatatatgcaatTGAGAATCCAATAATCAGCCGCAACAAGTGTGCATTGTCCTCTAATATCTTGAGCTTGTCATCCTTTGTTAGATTACAGTCTGTAAGTGGCTTTAGAGCATCCGACCAGTTAGCAAGCAATATAGAATTAACTTTATCGAAAGTAATACCTGCTATTAACATCACCAAAACAGCTGTACAAAGAATGTATCCCActgttgatatatatgctttGTACGCCCGGCGCATATCGGAGGGATCAGGTGCAGCCTCGTTGGGGTTATTAGCATTAGCTACTGGTCTACCCGTACGAGGAACTTTAGTAAGTGCTGTACGATCAgggttatatatattggtgTTAAGAACTGCATTTGGAATGGTACTTAACGCTTTGGGGGTGCACAATCTTGAAGACGCATCAGGAGAGACATTGGCCGAAGAAACCGCAGATTCCTCAGATGTTATAGCGGTCCCTACTCTACCAACACAAGTAAATCCGTTAGTATCTAAACGGTATAAAGGAATTTCAACAACATCTCTGCAATTTATACCATCAAAAACAGTATCAGATATAACCCTAGACACAGTCAAAATTACTGCGACGTCATCACGCACTAGTAATCCAGTCCGTTTGTTAAACAAGTTGTTGAATACCAATTTGGTCACATTCGGATCCAGGCCGTGGAATGGTTCATCTAGGCACACCAAGAAACAGCAACGGTTCTCCAGTTGTTCATTAGCTTTGCTGAATATCATATAGGCATAAAGGGCCCTAGCCAGACCCACTCTAACACGTTGCCCACCACTCAGTGAGTAACCTTGCTCAGAAATGACACGTGAATCTCCATGAGCCCATGATCTAAAGTCCTTCTCTAATTCAACGCAACGTATGACTCTCTTGTAAATCTCTTCATCAAAAATGTGCCCAAATGTTATAATAGATCTAATGCTACCGCTTGGAAGCCATATATCTTGTGAGCTGTAAAAAATGGGCATACCAGTGGACAAGGGTGCCACTGCCATCTTTCCCTCTGTTAAACTCATCTCACCATTTATTGCTTTTAAAAGACTTGATTTACCACAACCTTGGTTTCCGGTAACAATGCAAATATCCTTACGttttaatataaaactGATATTCTTCAGTTGTGGCGATGTATCGGAAGTAGCACGCATGCATTCCTCGTACGTGTTGTACCAGGCGAAAGAAGCTTTGTCAAACAGTACAAGTGTGTCATCGGACGGTAAAGAAAGTGCCATTTGATCATAGGTGTTTATCTTTGGCGAATCCTGTGGTCGCTTTGAAATGTCGGTGCCTAAATAATAATTTGGAGAACATGTATTCAAGAATTTATCCACACGAACAAGGCAAACGATAGCCTCCATAAAGTATTTTACTGTATTGGGAAAGTTTTCAGTTGCCTTAGTCAATTTGCTAATGATAAACATAATTGTCATAGGAGCACTGGCATCAAAGCGGCAAACGTCCAATGTAGATGTAACATCTCTTAGATAGTCTTTTATCATCACCAAAAATATGATTGTGCCAATAGTTACCGTCAAAGATGAATTTATGGCATACAAAACACTACGTGTGAACAACACAGCCATTTCGTCATCTCGGGAATTCTGTACGATGTTGTACCCAACATCCTCCAAACCCATGAATTTTATAATGTCCATATTCCCTAGTACATTTGAGGTTTTAGAGTAACGATAATCCTTCGATCTAATTGAATGCATATAAGCAAAACCATTTATAACCTCAAGTAAACTGCTCATCAAAACGGTTCCCGTTAATATCAAGGCACAAGTCAGAATGTCAACACCAATTTTTGTTCGAATAATAATAATAGATGTAATGAACGTAGTGAACAAACGTACACAGATGATCATGCCATCAACAGGAAGCATAAGACAATAAGTGTCTAACAAAAGGAATGTGTACATTTGTGGGCTTAAATCCTTATTTTGATACCTACGAGCAGGACAGCGTAAAGGATTTTCTCCGCATTCTGCATTCCCACATGGCCAAGAATGAACTACACCTTTACATTTTGCCAGGGTGTTATGTCCTATTGAGCCTAAATTGTATGCACGTCGGTGACACATGCTGTGCTGGAAAAGTGTAATGGATATTGACGCCTCCATAACAGACTCTAGACGAGAGGTGTGGAATGTAAGATGCTGTTCCAATAACGACACTACCAATTCCAGAACGGCAATAAGACCTGCATAAAATACAATAGAAAGATAAACCTTTTCCTTTGCTGATAATAACACCAGCAATTTCTTGAGGAATATTGACATTCCAACACTCGCTACATTAACAGCAATATTAGCCAAAAGAATTAGAAAAATACGAAAACCATAGGTTAGTAAAAGAGCACGGAGGATAATAAAACGTGCCGTTTTAGTGGTTATAGTGGCGGAATCACCAGGTTTGTCCTTGTCTTTAGCAAACTCCGCTTTAAGAATACCATCACTAACGTGCTTCGAAAGTATAGGTTGCCATTCTTTTATTTGATCGTTTTTAGGAAGAGGGTGGAGATTCTCAAAGTTAAAATTTGGTTTTCCGATATTCTCGACCCAGTAACGAATCCAAACAAAAAACAGGCGGCGGAAAAAACTCACattgtcatatatatttttcttCGGTGGCGGAGGAATTCCCTCTTCCGATCCTTCCATTGGAGCGGAATGAACATCTTCGTCATGCCCAGTTGCCATATTGAAGACAGCAATATTTTATAGCAACATATGACTCTGAAATCAGGATCCTAGAGGAAATTCCTAAAAGGGTGTATCGTATTGATGTTGTATTCACACACGGGCTTTAAGTCATAAAATGCCAATGTGGCAAAGTTACAAGGTAACCTATTGCCCCAATAACATCATATTTATACGATACCTACAGATTAGCCCATAACAGAGCCTGCATAAAGGGCATTCCGGGGTATTACCATCGCTGCAGTTGAAAGATAAACCCCCATAAAATGCATTAAAAAGCAACGTTATAAGACGCGAAGCACGTCAATTTAGACAGTATTCTGAGTAATTTTAACTTTAAAAGGGTACATTGAGCGTAAGGGTCATGTAAAACATTCGTCTAAATGCGTATTCAAAGGTAAAGATATAGGCGTGTCTTTTGTTAATTTACACACTAACCATGAATGCAATGCTTTTATGTTTTGTGTATTGTTTTTACTAACTAACAAATTGGCCTGTCGGTATATCACAGTGACGATATTCCCAATCCAATGCTCGATTTTGTTGTACATACGTCCTGCACTTTAAATAGGTTCACCTGCATTTTTCCAAAGGTATATTAAGATCAGTTGGCCGACGATTTTATTGTTGTAACGTGTATAGCTCGATCGGTTTTTAAATTGATTATATTGTCAGTTGTTCTCCAAAACTGATTGCTTGTCATATTGCTGTGGCGTATTAATCCAACGTATCGTTAGCCGCGTATACCCAAACGTCTAAAGACATTGTTGACGTTAATCTATAGGTTTTTACGGATATGTATCCTACTTTTGATACAACGATAGCTTCGATATGCCGTTCTATATATCCCTTGCGTAAATTGTATGCATATACATTTCGAATCTTTTATTTTTGCCATATGTATTTTCAAAAGTATCGTTGCAAGTCATCGTGGTGAGCATTTCCCACGAAATGACACAAAGTAGAGGCATCCTTTCTACAGCAGTCCACTATAAAATTAGGTATCTAGGGGCGCCATACGTCCGTATTGGCTCATCTATCATTGAATTTATGGGCTAAATTTTTTGGAAAATCATTTATTTTGCCAAATGTGACATCAATATTTAAAGAATAGATACTCAACTATTGCTACTGATTATGTAATAAAATCATTAGACAATATAAAATTTTGGCAGCCGTCGCTTATATAGTTTTGATATGCCTTCTTATGTGTTAATGTATCTGTTCAGTAACGTGTATATTCCAACGAATGACGTTTTAATGAAATCTTCATTAATAGCCCGCTACGTAcatttagatatattgTAGTGAAGTGAATGGATAGCGCAAGCAAAATACAAAAGACGATTGGAAAATGCGCTTCGATTCTCGTCTAAACTATCTACACTTATTGATACAGAGATCCATCTATCCCCTACCCAGTCGAGAGTTTCGAAGGGAGTTTCTATGGTGGAGGTCGATTCAGACTGATACATTCAAGTACACCTAGTATAACCCTAGTCAAATACGGTAACCTCACAATCTTCAACAATATGTCTGGCATGAACAACGCATTGGATGTATACGTCCAGGAATACAGGCGTGGTATTGGCCTGATTGTATCCGTCATCGATGTGGATAGGACTACTAATGAATTTGGGCATATAAGGCATTTCGAGATTGTGGACGACCAGCTAATATTGATTAACCGGGCGAGGAAGCTTGATTTCGTGAGCGGACCCATATCACTGGTGATTGACTTGAAGAGTACCCAGTTGAACCCCCTTGTAATAAAGACGACCAACGGAACCaatatacagtaccgctTGACCAAACATTGCAATGCAAAAATGAGAGACTCCATAAGCCGTATACGAGGGCGTAACGATGTTTTCCTGATATCCCCTATTCTGAACATAGACTGGTTGTACCAAACCCCTGGAAGTCCCCAATCATTAATTAGTTCACACAGTGTTAAAGTAGATGTGGACGTAGTATTGCAACACTTTACATTGTGGATCAAACATAATGGTTACGTAGGTAACTACACGTTGAGTCTGCCTCCAGTAGTGAACGGTATGTTCAAGGCACAGCACATACTGGACCCTTCATACCGCAATGTCCGTATGACTCCAACGGGTGGCGCCAGGAGTACAAGTCCACTTGAGATTGACGTTTCCAGGTTTGATAATAGTTCACCCGAGGTCATTGTTGTAGCCAACCTTAGGAGGGGTTGCTGGCTGTACAGGCAATACTGCATTGTGCCATTTCCGTACCCCGAACAAGTCGTCAGAGTTACCAACTCACAAGTCCAGACTGTCATTTATGAATCTAGTGACGTGCTTGTAACGCATGTGGAGGTGTTTGACCACGTTGTTCATGGGTGGGAGTACGTGGTGGTGAACACGATGAAGGTATATGACACTGATATCAAGGACGAGTTTCACACAGTGACAGTGCGAGAGGTTTTCAAGCGTATGGATGGCCAAGGTCCCAATGCATATTGTGACTTGAGCAAGTTATGTCGGTGCCCGTACGTGAAGATGCTCTATAACATTAGCATATGGGAACAGAGTTGTCTCAACGTTGACGTACATGACTTCGTAGATAGTGACTGCAAAGCCGTAGAGTGCTCGTGAGTTCAAGGTATAATCTGCCTGTGTACATATGGTAGCCTCAGTGTATCCATTTGATATAGTGCTAACCACTAACTGCAGGCTACATCTCTCATTGCACCAATGTTACACAATCTGGTAATCCCCATCTCACTCAGTAAGTATTAATGTGCATTTACGACTCTAGGAGTACGAAACgtatataacaacaacCTGCGGCACCACATTAACCATGTCCAGCACAGACCAGCATTTGCATGTGATCAATATTCACAGCATAATATTGTGGTTCCACAGTATACTATCAGGATTGTCTATAGACTGGAATTCTGATGAACATGGTCACATTAGCAGAGGTTCTAGTGCATCCCGATGTTATGGTGACATGGACTGAGGTTACAGTGATGTGAACCGTCTAGACAATGGACACTGTTTTGCTCAGACTTCAATAGTAGCGTTTATTGGAGCTCTGTAACAGTGATGTGATACTTCAATGGCGCCATATAGACTACATTAACagtcatcaaatgtaaGGCTGTACCTCAGAAGTTCAGGCGGTATAGGGTAACGTTTTGTTATATCGTCTATTGTGGATATACATTGCTGCCATGTTTGCCGTGGCATATCATAAGCAATGCTTACGTATTAACAGAACGAATTCAGCAGTGTAGCATATAACGTCAAAACGCTCTTCATGGGACGAAATTGACATGACTGACCAACCGTTAAAATTAGAATGCTCTCATGGTTGTGATTTCCATTGGTTAAATGGCTATTATGTGACGATATGTTTGCTAAACTGTGGAAGGATGTAGTTCTAGGTGAAAATGCATGGAGGGTTAGAGACCGTTGGACTTTGCATCGTCCAAGCTGGCATAATGCTGCTGAAGTATTGATTAATGAGCGCGATTACGGATATAGACAACCTTTTAAAGATCTGTGATAACATGCAATGCATGAATCATCCAATTCCCCAGGTGCATAccaccatatattcattataaATTATCACAGCATTTACCAAGTGAATCCTTTAGGAGGATATTTGAATCATCTACTGGTTTGTTAAGTATGGAGCTACCAAGGCGTAACAACGGCTTccgcaaggttgccaagtgGATTGTTGGTGCCGCTGTTGTGGCAGGTGCTAGCCATGGTATTGTCATGGCCCAAGAGGAGACACCAAAAATACCGGAAGTGCCAGAAGAGATGGAGACCAAGACAGAAGTCCCTGAAGTACCAGAAGGGAAGCAGACCAAGACGGAAGTAACTGACGCACCAGAAGAGATGGAGACCAAGACAGAAGTCCCTGAAGTACCAGAAGGGAAGCAGACCAAGACGGAAGTAACTAAAGGAAAGCAGGCTATAAAACTATCAGGGTGGTCTACATTCAGATCACGACCTGACTCAGGATGGTATGTAGATACAATAAAGCCAGCAAAGGGTCCTTTACCTGACATTCTAACCTTTCATCAAAGGAACCCACTTGATAAGATGCACTTAAAGAAAAACGACGATAAAAAAAAGAAGCAACAAAGTGACAACAGTACTCCAAATTAACAAGACAACACATGGATTTATTCATAGAGAATATTTAATTTAACCTACAGATTTAAAAGTAAAAACACGAAATGAATTTAGCTATTGCATAACTAATATGTAACGTAAAAATTAGTTCAGCACtattatatctacataTAACTCCAAAGTGAATTGGTCACATGGTTCCACGGTACAAAGCCGCTATTGTGAACTATAAGTGATttattgtatatgttattgtGCTAATGCAATGGCAATGCGTTGGGAAGGTtattttgtaaatataaatacGCTTCATATATGAGTATGGAACAAGAGACAATCGATATTCAGTTAAGCGATGCTACATAGATGATTTGCTACTGCTTTGGAAAACGCACAAAACGTAGTCACAATACATAATTGTTTACAGCCAAcaaaaatgtcatcataCATACATGGACGCACAGAACAAACGTAGGTAAAAGCATATCCACCGATGTACAAAATATCGGTCGCGTGAAAGACAGGCTCATATTAACAATATTACACAGAAGAGCTGTA contains:
- a CDS encoding ABC transporter family protein translates to MATGHDEDVHSAPMEGSEEGIPPPPKKNIYDNVSFFRRLFFVWIRYWVENIGKPNFNFENLHPLPKNDQIKEWQPILSKHVSDGILKAEFAKDKDKPGDSATITTKTARFIILRALLLTYGFRIFLILLANIAVNVASVGMSIFLKKLLVLLSAKEKVYLSIVFYAGLIAVLELVVSLLEQHLTFHTSRLESVMEASISITLFQHSMCHRRAYNLGSIGHNTLAKCKGVVHSWPCGNAECGENPLRCPARRYQNKDLSPQMYTFLLLDTYCLMLPVDGMIICVRLFTTFITSIIIIRTKIGVDILTCALILTGTVLMSSLLEVINGFAYMHSIRSKDYRYSKTSNVLGNMDIIKFMGLEDVGYNIVQNSRDDEMAVLFTRSVLYAINSSLTVTIGTIIFLVMIKDYLRDVTSTLDVCRFDASAPMTIMFIISKLTKATENFPNTVKYFMEAIVCLVRVDKFLNTCSPNYYLGTDISKRPQDSPKINTYDQMALSLPSDDTLVLFDKASFAWYNTYEECMRATSDTSPQLKNISFILKRKDICIVTGNQGCGKSSLLKAINGEMSLTEGKMAVAPLSTGMPIFYSSQDIWLPSGSIRSIITFGHIFDEEIYKRVIRCVELEKDFRSWAHGDSRVISEQGYSLSGGQRVRVGLARALYAYMIFSKANEQLENRCCFLVCLDEPFHGLDPNVTKLVFNNLFNKRTGLLVRDDVAVILTVSRVISDTVFDGINCRDVVEIPLYRLDTNGFTCVGRVGTAITSEESAVSSANVSPDASSRLCTPKALSTIPNAVLNTNIYNPDRTALTKVPRTGRPVANANNPNEAAPDPSDMRRAYKAYISTVGYILCTAVLVMLIAGITFDKVNSILLANWSDALKPLTDCNLTKDDKLKILEDNAHLLRLIIGFSIAYIITMYGSYMFTSVGNLFGSQKLHIFALKSLFFRSSTELPLKKSVGEVITLLSGDLFFIDDILGKAFLFSIMSLLRLAIHFGTMCSAAPIIIPIPILIFYFIYFKVFRYHLKATNHLQCFMFDALAKINTTYLNIAGGSALFRSYRREGMCMEYLYASSELYIRTRFMKKCVPLWIMVIIKLVTSFTIFVVTVMLISFTAVAGKELQIANLGLIVTLLLELNGLITQCVAKYALCERMLCSMSRYENYLLRGKYSLKEKFDSMDEIVLYNSAKASNAIVEKGKADLLRRRKFEFRNCVKRRYRSVWTTLCYRPRMQFVDVASYLPGDHSTLTLDNVSVTYMGSSGKGPATYILKNLNATATAGDVVGIVGRTGAGKTTLFRSLQNIARNRDGQLLLDGRDLNTIPRGIVRQIVGILPQIPFVFKGWTLRRFLDPRMLYSDDEIISALECCGLLDMVKTLHPTRFLDAVLVDENLKIARGLYVVIPIICLKQVKEEGFTVETKKTKAKVYGKDQSGPCFTSSQLRMLTLSRLFLYRNHYRLLLIDEPPSENCGENDAQEGEHVDVVPDKCIPVYDLVDLYFKHCTTFIVAHDLRALRSCNQIWFMESGEITRKIMGASNVAEYLNNL